The Clupea harengus chromosome 26, Ch_v2.0.2, whole genome shotgun sequence genome has a segment encoding these proteins:
- the LOC116219705 gene encoding serine/threonine-protein kinase/endoribonuclease IRE1-like, with translation MEDGITPIYRLLEELSDSELNRFKRYLGTELWESYNSIPWGLLKKADVTDTVELMKQYNGTDNLRYITLLILDRLPRKDLSDRLQKPKSAAGTLLAEDSLRTSSLEAGPAIKSAPQKWVRHSRRWQPDLQKLMESDTVKKVGTLFFHEELVIARGSQGTNIFVGLREDGTEVAIKRVVRSNFECMQKELQILQDPRLDSLYIVRYVDSTEDEHFGYIALQLCEYSLDEYLSDRVPERSELMLKRMAQEVLMGLQVLHGAQVIHRDIKPQNILIDVSGQARLADFGLSRRLDRDRTTVSTDRAGTQCWEAAEILEAPSEMTNQRVKYKTNTDIQVAGMLLYYILTMGRHHPFGKNPHDPRCQGNILDGRFSLEKVPDEEARDLIGQMIRKDPKQRPSVEECLQHPYFTGESRALQPSDMIGSIRTQSRKQHSSSEPSPENDREEEEYQMTALPRGFCIIINNQTFKEDFRDRTGSQVDVDALKEVFIWLGFDVCIYQDLAAKSMRDTLQTYRTRRHGDCFVCCVLSHGEAGTVMGSDSDMVATNDLLSIFSTENCPDLAGKPKVFFFQGCQTGEYRQGTNPPSSDFLCCMPTVAGHYSLRHTQTGSFFIQSLCRQLRKHCPRGEDVVKILTCVKREVTGRPSLPARCSGKLYTQVPEHRDTLTKTLIFHVPEPRTIEKN, from the exons ATGGAGGACGGTATAACCCCCATTTACAGACTCCTGGAAGAACTCTCTGACAGCGAGTTGAATCGGTTCAAACGGTATTTAGGCACTGAACTGTGGGAGTCATATAACTCCATTCCATGGGGCCTGCTGAAAAAGGCGGATGTGACGGATACTGTGGAGCTGATGAAGCAGTACAATGGCACTGACAACTTGCGATACATCACACTACTCATTCTAGACAGGCTCCCTCGCAAGGACCTGTCTGACCGTCTTCAGAAGCCTAAGAG CGCTGCAGGGACATTATTGGCTGAGGATTCTCTCAGGACAAGCAGCCTTGAAGCTG GCCCAGCCATCAAATCTGCCCCCCAGAAGTGGGTCCGCCACAGCAGGAGGTGGCAGCCTGACCTACAAAAGCTCATGGAGTCAGACACTGTGAAGAAGGTGGGGACTCTATTTTTCCATGAGGAATTGGTCATCGCTCGTGGCAGTCAGGGGACGAACATCTTTGTGGGACTGCGGGAGGATGGCACTGAGGTGGCGATTAAGAGAGTGGTCAGGTCCAACTTTGAGTGTATGCAGAAGGAGCTCCAGATACTCCAGGATCCCAGGCTGGACAGTCTGTACATCGTGCGCTACGTGGACTCGACAGAGGACGAACACTTCGGCTACATCGCCCTGCAGCTGTGCGAGTACAGCCTGGATGAATACCTAAGCGATAGGGTACCTGAGAGGAGTGAGTTGATGCTCAAACGGATGGCTCAAGAGGTGCTCATGGGCCTGCAGGTCCTTCATGGAGCTCAAGTGATCCATCGGGATATCAAGccacaaaatattttaattg ATGTGAGTGGACAGGCACGGCTAGCTGACTTTGGCCTGAGTCGAAGACTGGATAGGGACCGGACCACCGTGAGCACGGACCGAGCAGGGACGCAGTGCTGGGAAGCAGCAGAGATATTAGAAGCACCTTCTGAGATGACAAATCAACGTGTGAAGTACAAGACGAACACTGACATTCAG GTGGCAGGGATGTTGTTGTACTACATCCTCACCATGGGACGTCACCACCCATTTGGGAAAAACCCCCACGATCCTCGGTGTCAGGGCAACATTCTGGATGGGCGCTTCTCATTGGAGAAGGTACCAGATGAGGAAGCGAGGGACCTGATTGGCCAGATGATCCGTAAAGACCCAAAGCAGAGGCCAAGTGTTGAGGAATGCCTTCAGCACCCCTACTTCACTGGTGaaagcag AGCTCTACAGCCATCAGACATGATAGGGTCCATCCGAACCCAGTCCAGAAAACAACATAGTTCATCAGAACCCAGTCCAGAGAACGACAGG gaggaggaagagtaccAGATGACTGCTCTGCCTCGAGGATTctgcatcatcatcaacaaccaAACATTCAAAGAAGACTTCAGAGATCGCACAGGCTCTCAAGtggatgttg ATGCTCTGAAGGAGGTCTTCATCTGGCTAGGCTTTGACGTGTGCATCTATCAAGACCTGGCGGCGAAGAGCATGAGGGACACGCTCCAGACCTATAGGACCAGACGTCACGGCGACTGCTTTGTCTGTTGCGTGCTCAGTCATGGTGAAGCCGGCACTGTGATGGGCTCGGACAGCGATATGGTGGCCACCAATGacctcctctccatcttcagCACAGAGAATTGCCCGGACCTCGCCGGCAAACCCAAAGTCTTCTTCTTTCAGGGCTGCCAGACAGGCGAATACAGACAGGGCACGAATCCTCCCAGCTCGGACTTCCTCTGTTGCATGCCGACCGTCGCTGGGCACTACTCTTtgagacatacacaaacagggtCTTTCTTCATTCAGTCCTTATGCAGACAGCTGAGAAAACACtgccccag GGGTGAAGATGTTGTCAAAATCCTTACCTGTGTCAAGAGAGAAGTTACAGGGAGACCG